AGAAGAAGGATACCAAAGAAATGCTCCTCAGTGTCGAACTGTAAATTACAATGAAGCTGTTTAGAGAACTAAATAACTTTTTGATACATCTATGAAGACATAAAAGCACAGTACACTAGAACCCAGTACCTGCTCATAACTACTTTTGCAGCATCTCTCATTGAAACATATCGTTTATGAATAATCGCAACTCTCTTGGTCAGGCAAGACAAATCTTGGTCCATTTGAGGGGCCAATTTATTGGTTGTCTCAACCAAAAATATTTGCATATAAACTGGACAAAAGATCATGAGCGCTATTGAAACCTGCAAACAACACATGTGATTAATAAGAATATGAGATGAAATTAAATTTTAATGAACTTAAAAGTTTCTAGTTATTTCATGAACTTACGGGGAAAATGTAGATCTCAGGAAGAAAACGGGCCAGAACATTTCCTAACACATGAGATGCAGAGAAGAGACCTGTGATCCAACTAAATACTGCAGCCCTATTATTCTCACTGACAACATCTGCCTAAAAGGGGATGAAAAGTGTGAATACCTCACATCCAGTCCATGGCTGACAATCAGTAGAGAATTAAAACTTACCACATAAGCAATGGCGATGCAGAAAATACTCCCCTGACTCAGAATATATGAAATTGTACGAAGCACATAGTAAGCATAAACAAATCCCTTGGACTGGTTCCAAGCAAGTAATGCTGCAAAAAGAGCGCACCAAGTTATGTCAGCCAAAAGCACAGAATCAAAGTGTGATAAATAAATAACAGGGGGGAAATATGACCTCATTGCTTAATGGCTTAGATATCAGCAATGACAGCGAGGTGTTTACCTCCAGTTTTTCCTTTAGGCTAACCAGAAGCGCTAGATACTACTCAAATTTTGTGTTCCATTTCATAGGAATAAAAGGTCTAGCAAGAAACATACGTACCAAAAGGGAATATGGTTGTTGACACAGTAAGAAGGAGCACTGGTTTACGGCCATTCTCATCAGCGAGTTGACCAAGAATCGGTAACACCACCATCTTGAAAAGTCCAACAATCTACAAACACAGATAATATCTATATTTAAATTGTTAACTCACAGAAAGTGTATAATTAATCATATCTGAGTTTGCCATAATTGACAATTAAGTTTTATCTGTCCATTAATTTCCGACAGAATTGTTTTTTGTAACCATCTGACTACCTACATGCTACATCCTTCACACGTACATTCTTCCTTGAACAGAAATATCTATTGAATCAGTCCCATTCTTGAGTAGTTAGGAACCTAAACGATCCAAAAAAGGCTCAAATCCAAGTTAATAAATAACACATGCAAGCAAATATGAAGGCAAGGCCAACCTGGAGCTATCACTCAGAAAGCTCCATTTAAAAGATATATACTTAACTGCTTTCAGGTTAGTAGTAAAGTACACATAGGATGAAACACATGCAGAATGAACATGGAAAGATCCCATGAATAGCATNNNNNNNNNNNNNNNNNNNNGAGAGAGAGAGAGAGACCGTTTGTTGGATGCCGTTGATATAGATAGGTTGAGAACAAGTGGAGTGGGCGGGGCAGAGAGCAGTAGTGGTAACATCAACGAGGACAGAAACAGTCATTTCTTCAGCGATCCAATGGAGGCAGAGAGGCAAGAGCAAGTGAAACAATGGCCTCAGCTCTTTGAAACCACCATAATAACTAGTATTGCAAGCCATTGCCATGTACTTATTGTAATGAAGGCAAACAATTAACTACGTTGGCCTTATCCCAATGAATGACTACCTCTGCTTGCTTCCTTCCTTTATAGCAAGAAGGTAAGGAAGAAGAAGAGGAAAGGTGGTTGTATATTGCAAAAAGCGGGAAAAGAGTTAGTTGTGAGCACGGCACATGGTAGCGTGTGGGATGGACTCGCTCGCTCGTGTCATTTGTATATTCTGCAGCTCTCCCCTTATGCTGACTGGGTTGGGATGCGGGCCGCTTCTACGTTATGCGTCCCCCCATTCCCCAACCCTTATCTATCTCTCTATTTCTATTTCTTGATAACCAGCTCTCAAATATAACTTACGCTCAATGATTATCTTTCCACTCTTGAATTGACGTCCAAAGACCATAACTACTTCTTTAGTTAGCTGCAAGTCAAGTGAACATCACTTTCTTTTGTTAGCTGCAAGGCTAGCGAACATCGTTGTTCCGACAAAAGATTATCTACTCAAACCACCGCCGTCCCTAGATGGAGGGCAGCCTGCTCGACAGGATTGGATACGTACTTTGGGGATGGCGGTGTCGCTAAGCAGAATTTGCTAATCAGAGTACATTCGGTACCAGGGGGCAGTGAGGTTACTATAATTTATCAGACCAAAGTCACTTCAATAGGTAAAATTTGTTAATCAGGAGGACTTCAGAAGACCGTATTGTGCATTCGGTGCTGGTGAATTAACCAACACAATACTAAAACGGTCAGCATAGTCAGATAACCTACTTTTGCAGCATAAAAAAATTTCCGCACTCCACGTTTAGTCACCACATGTTGGTTGCAATAATGTGGCAGTAGAACTGACATAGAACAACAATGACAATCACACGGCATCTGAAAAGGGTGACCAATGCACTTATCTAGGTATAATATACTTAAAACTGCAGGATACATATTGTTACTGCTGCAACTCATAAAAATAAAAACCATAAATGGTGATCAATATAAAGAACTACAGACCAAAATGTTGTATGATACATAATTTAGTCTATTTTATTATTGTGTAGACATGCTCTAGTAAAGCATTTAAAGTATCAAATCTTGTTTAGAACAACCTGGATGCAGACCAAAATTCTCAGAAGCATACATCAGCTTGCGAAGTGTCTTCCTAAGCAGTAAGCACTGTCGCTCTTCGTTCGGCTGAATGCACCAAATAGCAAAAATCAATGTTTTGCTTACTCCTTAAGAGCCTGCATAATATAACCAAACTATGTGACTAACATGTACATACAAGAGAATAATCCAAAGGCTGGAGTAGAAAACTTCAGATATTTGCCAGACCAATACAAACTCATCTCGTAAACTTTCACCAACTACACATCGAGTAGGTAAGAATCTCATAAAAATAGTTGGGTCTACAGAAATACATATAACTGATTTGTCTATATATATAACTTCCAGTAGTGGTAGACCAGCTCAATCCAATGGTACATGCAA
Above is a window of Fragaria vesca subsp. vesca linkage group LG7, FraVesHawaii_1.0, whole genome shotgun sequence DNA encoding:
- the LOC101310471 gene encoding hippocampus abundant transcript-like protein 1-like, translated to MAMACNTSYYGGFKELRPLFHLLLPLCLHWIAEEMTVSVLVDVTTTALCPAHSTCSQPIYINGIQQTIVGLFKMVVLPILGQLADENGRKPVLLLTVSTTIFPFALLAWNQSKGFVYAYYVLRTISYILSQGSIFCIAIAYVADVVSENNRAAVFSWITGLFSASHVLGNVLARFLPEIYIFPVSIALMIFCPVYMQIFLVETTNKLAPQMDQDLSCLTKRVAIIHKRYVSMRDAAKVVMSSSTLRSISLVSFFYEMGMSGISAVLLYYLKATFGFDKNQFSEIQMMVGIGSIVSQMLVLPLVNPLVGEKVILCISLCASIAYAVLYGLAWASWVPYLSASFGVIYVLVKPSTFAIISKASSLSDQGKVQGFIAGVQSISSLLSPIAMSPLTSWFLSSNAPFDCKGFSIICASICMVISLCYACKLNPDSCSKDDAEAPLLTDI